The window ATCTGTGAGGAGGAGATGACCAGTATGGGACAGGTAGAACGGCTGACTAAAATAATCGAGCTGTTGATCCAGAGACATCCTCGGTCGGCTGATGTCTTGCTGGGGGTTGTACCTCCTCCGACCGACGATGAGTGGCTGGAGATGCTTCGCTCTTCTCCTGATGATCTGGGTGTCCGGGTTCGGGCAGATCTATACACCGACAGGATACTCTCGGAGGTTATCAAACTGGATGAGATCCACCGGCTTATCGACGCTGCCGGTTGGGAGTCCATCACCGAGGCAGCCAGGGCGATAAAGGAGTTCTTCGCCGAGGACTGGAAGGTGTTTTGTCTCCATTGCCGCTTTGTTCGTGGAGAGTCCAGGATAAGCGACGCCTCTTCCCTCCAGAAAGTATCCCGCCGGGTGGGGCTATCTCCGAACACGGTATCTCGTAAACGTAAGGAGATACCGAGGAGGATAGCTCGTGACGCCCTCAGCGGGTTTCAGGCCGCCATGAAATGGTGACTATATAACGCTTCATACTTACTCTCTAGAAGCGTTGATATTGCATAATATCGGCGTATGATGATAACGTGAAAGTCAGCTCGGGAGTGCAGGCCCGACTTACTCGATAGAGGCCCTGGCGTGTGCTGGGGCCTTGTTTTTTTATAAGGAGGTGACCGCCGTGGCAAAGAAGAAACTCACAGCGAAACAGGCTGCCTTCGTGGAGGAGTATTTGATAGACCTGAACGCCACGGCGGCGGCTATCCGGGCAGGGTATGCCTCTAAGAGTGCCCGCAAGGTGGGGTCGAACCTGCTGACGCTGCCTCACGTCCAGGCGGCTATCCAAGAGGCTATGGCGGACCGTCGGGAGCGGGTTGAGGTGACGCAGGATCAGGTTGTGGCTGAACTGGCCCGAATAGCCTTTGGCAACCCTCGTGACGTTATGGAGTGGGGACCTGGCGGTGTACGCCTGAGGCCGAGTTCCGAGCTGACGCCCGACCAGGCGGCTATGGTTGCGGAGGTGTCGGAGACGACAAGCCAAAACGGCGGATCTCTCAAGCTCAAAATCCATGACAAGGTCAGGGCCCTTGAGCTCATCGGCAAGCACCTGGGGATGTTCGTGGAACGGTCCAAGATGGACGTGGAAGGGGGGTTGGAGGTCCGTGTAAGCTATGGCGATGAAAAGGGTAACGATTGAATTTAACTCGGTTTTCCGGGAGGTAAACCACTGCCGGAGGCGATATCGGGTACTGAAGGGCTCCGCTGGATCAGGGAAATCCGTCAATATCGCTCAGGACTACGTTTTAAAGCTAATGGACCCTCGTTACAAGGGGGCGAACCTGCTGGTCGTAAGGAAGGTGGAGGGGTCCAACAAAGACTCCACCTATGCCGAGCTTCTCGGGGCAATCTCTCGCACCTGTGGAGATAAAGCAGACCTGATCTGGGACACCACCACGAACCCTCTCCAGATGACCTGCCGGATCACCGGAAGTCGGGTCATTTTCCGGGGTATGAACGACGCCAGGCAGAGGGAGAAGGTCAAGTCCATCACCTTTCCAACCGGCAAGCTCACTTGGATCTGGATCGAGGAGGCTACGGAACTGGAGGAGTCGGACGTGGACATCCTGGACGACCGTCTAAGGGGTCTCCTGGATAACCCGAATCTCTACTATCAGATCACCTTCACCTTTAACCCGGTGAGTGCCTCCCACTGGATCAAGCGGAAATACTTCGACATCACCTCACCGGACATTTTCACCCACCATTCGACCTATCTGGACAACCGATTCATCGATGAGGCGTATCACCGCCGAATGGAGCTCCGTCAGGTCCAAGACCCCGACGGCTATCGGGTGTATGGGCTGGGTGAGTGGGGCGAGACCGGGGGCCTGATCCTCACCCATTACCTAGTGGAGGAGTTCTGCCGAGACCAGGGGCGTTTCGACTTTATGGTCCACTCCCAGGACTTCGGCTTCAACCATGCCAATGCGATCCTGACGGTGGGGTTCAAGGACGGCGAGCTCTATATCTGCGACGAGATCTACGTCTACGAGCACGACACTACGGAGATCATAGAGATAGCCCAAAAGAAGGGGCTCAGCAAAAGCCTCCGCATGTGGTGCGACTCCGCAGAGCCTGACAGGATAAAGATGTGGCATAAGGCAGGGTATAAGGCTATGGCCGTAAAGAAGGAGCCTGGGAGCGTCAGGGCGCAGATCGATTACCTGAAGGGGCTGAAGATCCATATACATCCCGATTGTCGCTGGACCTTGAAGGAGATCCAGGCGTGGCGATGGAGGAAGGACGGAAGAACCGGGCTCTATACCGACGAGCCGGTGGAGTTCTTCGACGACGCTATGGCGGCTTTAAGGTATAGCGTTGAGGATCTGCGGAGGAGAAGGGGTAAGGGTAAGCCTCGCTCCGGTGGTTCTCGAATAGCCCCAGGCCTTTTTGGGTAGAAAGGAGGTGTCTTTTTGGCAGAGGTAAAGGAGAAGTCTAAGGTCTTTGGGTTTGGGTATTCCGACTTGGCCATGCAGCTTATGAGCTCTATGGATCAGCCTGTGGCCAACCCAGACGTCCAGGCATCTCGGTATAAGGAGATGCTTAACGATGAGACTATAGGGACCGGCATGGAGTATCTGTGTTATTCCATCGTCGGCAAGATCAGGGGCTATACTCACCCGGATGAGAAAATAAAAGACCTGGTGGACAGCTGCCAGATGGCTCTGAGGGGGACGTTGGAGGAAGCCAGGCGAAGTCTTTTAGAGAACGGACTCGGATACGGATTCGGCGTATCCGAGTTTTCTCTTTTTGAGATGGATGGGGCTTGGGTGCTTTCATCCCTCCAGACATACGATCCTATGAGCATAAAGTTTATCTTCGGCAGAGGCGAGGATAACGCCGTTGAGATCTCTAAAGTGCGCCAGTCCGCAGGTGGTAAGGATATGGATATCCCGGTGGAGAAGTGCATGGTCTACCGCCATGGGACCGGGAGTAATCCTTACGGAAGATCTCGGCTTCGGCGATGCTGGCGATGGTATGCCTTCAAGAAGGCTGTGCCAAAGTTTTGGGCTGTGGCCCTTGAGCGATTTGGAATGCCCGCCCTTGTGGGGAAATCGGACGACACGGAGCAGATGGACAAGGTCCTCAGTGGGGCCTACGCAAAGGCTCACTTTGCCATAGGGGTAGACGACGATATATCCACCATCAACGGAGCCTCAAATACAGGGGTGGCTATGGGGACGGGCTATGAACAGGCCATCGCTTTTTGTAACAAGATGCTCTACAGGGCGATGTTCCTTCCGTCCCTCCTGGAAGGCGGAGAGGGCGGAGGATCTTACTCTCTTGGGGAGATCCACTGGCGAATGTTCAACGACGCTTGCCTCTGGCTTGCTCGCGAGCTTGCGGAGGCTGAGATAGAGCAGCTCTGGCGGCCGATTATCGAGTGGAATTTCGGCCCTCAAGAAAGCTATGGCGAGTTGGACGTGTCGGACTCAGGGACGCCAGGGGAGAAGAAGATTATGTCCGAGGTGTTCCTGAACGGCGTAAACGCCGGGTATCTCTTCCCCGACGAAGGGGATGCCGAATGGATGCGTGAGCGTCTTGGGTTCCCTGAAGAGCCGGAAGGTGGTGAGGCGATTTCATGGCGGTCCAGACTTTTAAGGAACAACTCGCCCGCTGGAAACGAGGAGAGCAAAACGACACCCTAGAAATAAGGGTAAAAGGGGTCAAGCGGACAGGCCGGACCCATGCCCGGCTATGGAAGCACATCACCGCCACGGTATGGCGGGATGTTAAGCCGTGGATCGACAAGATGGTTAGAGAGGGGCAAGATGGCAGCATCCCCATGGGAGGCGAGGGGCCGAAGCTGGAAACCTCCTTCATGAAGGGCATCCGTGATGCCGTTGAGCTGGGATATCGTCAAGGTGGCCAGCTGGTCCGGGAGCTTTCCAGGAAGGTGTTTCTTGCGGACGATTGGAATGCTGTACTCCCTGCGGAGGCTTTATCCTGGTTGGATCGTTATGTGCCTGAGCTCGCCAGGGTTTACGAGGTTGCCGTACTGGAGCAGGTTCGGGACGTTATATCCAGATCCTTGCGAGAGGGGCTTACGTTGAAGCGATCCACAAAGGAGCTAAAGGGCATAAACCGAGAGGTATCAGGTTTTGCCCGCCACCGGCTAGAATGCATCGCCAGGACCGAGGCCATGAGGGCCTACTCTATGGGCCATCTCCGATCCGCCATAGACTCTGAGGCGGTAGTCGGGTTTGAGTTCTCGGCGATCCTTGACGATAGAACCTCCGGGTCCTGCCAGACTAGGGAAGGGCTGATGTTTCGGATAGGAGATCCCAGGCTCCCTTTCAACACCCCACCGCTCCATCCGAACTGCCGGAGTGTGCTCATACCCTTATTAGCGATAGAGTTTCCGGGAGGGATACCGGACGATCCCAGGATAGATTCTCTGCCTGATACGTCGCAAAGGGATATCGACGTGGAGGCGGTTAGGAGTGTGCTGGGTGGAGATAAGCAGAGGTCGTCACGTTCAGAGTGGGTGATAAACCAGAAAAAGCAGAACCGCCACGTTTGGGGTAAGGATGAATATGACAGATACGTAGAAATTAGTGAAGAGCGTGGGGTAAAGCCTAGTCTATTGGCTATTCCAATGGAACAGTTACAGGATATAATTGATAAAAGACAGGGGGAATGGCAGAGGCTCTCAAAAAGCCAAGGCGAAAAGTGGAGGGTTATCCTTGATTTTCCAGTTGGAGAATATTTTAACCCAGAAACAAGGGAATATGTTGAAAGCTCTGTCCTCATCCTGACCCCCTCTAAGACTGGGGCTCATGCTTATCCTGCCCGTCCCATCAGTGAAATGAGGAAGAAGAAAGGAGACTCACCATGAAAATAGGGCCAGCGTTTGGCATGCCAGGGGAGAATAAGATGGTTACAGTAGTCTTGTCGAGTGGGGAGGTTTTGCGCTGTTCCCTTGATGAGATTTTTTTTGAAGAGGAGCTTTCCTTTTACGTTAAGCTGGAGACGGGAGAGTTCCGGGAGCTTCCGGAGAAAGATATAGTCCAAATAGATGGGCGTGAGATAACCATCGGGGGTGAGCTATGATGAAGCTTGAAACGAAAGAGCTTGTCTTGGTGGCGATATACACGGAGTATCAAAAAGATCTGCCTAAGATGGAGAGCATTAGTCCCGATTCTATCGGGATAGACCCACAGCTTTTTAACGTGGCGATCTGCAAACTCGACAATGAGGGGTATATCAGGGACGCCGTTATGGTTTTTGCCGGGGATGAAGCTTTCCCTGTAGTCGTCCGAACTTCTAAAGTGAAGATAACCAATACGGGGATTGAGTACATCGAGGGGCTCTTCGAGATAGAGAGATCTTCCCGTAGGTATGATAAGGTGCGCAAGGTGGCAGAAAAGCTGGTGGATAACGTTGCCTCCCAAGTCCTTATCGGTTACATAACCCAAGTTCTCGCAGGATTTTAAAGGAGCTGCTCCCTCATTTTGAGTGAGCGGCTTTTTTTTATTTGGCTAAGGAGGTCTTGAAAATGCCAGAGCTGGTAACGACACAGGCGGTTTCCCTTGCGGAGGAGCTATGGTACAACGCCCTGCCGATAGGGAAATTCTACGACCACAGGTATGGGGAGATAAACATAACGCCGGAGCTGGTGACAGGCTTGGCGGCAAACATGGGGAAGGCTCCATCATATCCTCCACCGGTCAAGATCGGCCACGGAGATGGAGCCCCAAGCCCAGGGGTAGTAAAGGAGGCGGTAGCAAAAGCGGATGGTCTGTATCTCCGTATGGAGGTGGACGACAAGGCGGCCAAAGAGATAAAGGACGGGCGGTATCGGTATATGAGTGCCGAGTACAGCCCGGATTACCTGGACAAGATTACGGGCAAGAAGATAGGGGCTGCACTCCTGGGCGTTGCGTTGGTAAACCAACCGGCTCACCCTGGAGTGAAGCCCCTTTTTTTGAGCGACAGCGGATCGTGGACCCAGGACAAGGAATCAGAGAAAGGCGGTAAGGACATGGACCCGGAGAAGTTAAAGGAGCTAGAGGCAAAAATAGCGGCGTTGGAGTCGGAGAAAAAAGAGCTGGCTGACAAGGCAGAAGAGGCTAAGAAGCTGGCCGATGGAGCTGTCGAGGAAGCCACGAAGTTGAAGAGGGAGCGGCATGAGGCAGAGGTCAAAGCCTTTTGCGATGACTGGGCGGCTAAGGGGGTTCCTCCGGTCGTTGTGGACAAGATAAAGCCGGTCCTGTTGGCTGATGGCGGTGGGGTTATCAAGCTCTCTGACGCCAAGGAGACGGATATCAAAACCTTGCTCGGCGATATCTTTGAGGCTATTCCCAAAGTGTCCCTGAGGGCTTTAGGCGACCCAACGGCTGAGAAGCAAATCGACGCTATAAAACTAGGCGACGACATAGCGGCCTGTGCGAATGGGCCCGATGAAGGAGGTAAGTAATTATGGGAGCTCCTAAATATGGTCTTGTTGGCGAGGCCCCACAGATAAGGTCTCTTGTCGTTGGGGTGCTCGATGCGGCGATAAGGACGGTAAGGGTCGTCAAAAACGGAGGGGCGACGAAGGCCGCCTACTCCAAAGGGACTCTTGTCTGCAGAGGGAGCGACGGCAAGTATGCTCTCTTGACCGGGGCTAACCTGGATACCGCGGTAGCGGCTTTCCCTGGACAGACCTTCGGGGTTTTAGATGAGGATATCGTCGTTGAAGCCACGTCGGAAGAGACCGCTCAGGTGGTCCTAAAGGGAGAGATCGCCAGGGATATGGTCATCCTGGAGGCTACCGCTTTCGAGGATCTCGATGCCACGGTTAGGGCAAAGGTCGAGAATTTGCTTACCGGATCTGGGCTCATTCCCAGAGCGGTCAAAAGATAGGAGGCATGACAGATGGATCCGCTTGATCTCTACACACCAGCGACATTGACCC is drawn from Dethiosulfovibrio salsuginis and contains these coding sequences:
- a CDS encoding terminase small subunit — its product is MFFYKEVTAVAKKKLTAKQAAFVEEYLIDLNATAAAIRAGYASKSARKVGSNLLTLPHVQAAIQEAMADRRERVEVTQDQVVAELARIAFGNPRDVMEWGPGGVRLRPSSELTPDQAAMVAEVSETTSQNGGSLKLKIHDKVRALELIGKHLGMFVERSKMDVEGGLEVRVSYGDEKGND
- a CDS encoding PBSX family phage terminase large subunit, with protein sequence MAMKRVTIEFNSVFREVNHCRRRYRVLKGSAGSGKSVNIAQDYVLKLMDPRYKGANLLVVRKVEGSNKDSTYAELLGAISRTCGDKADLIWDTTTNPLQMTCRITGSRVIFRGMNDARQREKVKSITFPTGKLTWIWIEEATELEESDVDILDDRLRGLLDNPNLYYQITFTFNPVSASHWIKRKYFDITSPDIFTHHSTYLDNRFIDEAYHRRMELRQVQDPDGYRVYGLGEWGETGGLILTHYLVEEFCRDQGRFDFMVHSQDFGFNHANAILTVGFKDGELYICDEIYVYEHDTTEIIEIAQKKGLSKSLRMWCDSAEPDRIKMWHKAGYKAMAVKKEPGSVRAQIDYLKGLKIHIHPDCRWTLKEIQAWRWRKDGRTGLYTDEPVEFFDDAMAALRYSVEDLRRRRGKGKPRSGGSRIAPGLFG
- a CDS encoding phage portal protein family protein codes for the protein MAEVKEKSKVFGFGYSDLAMQLMSSMDQPVANPDVQASRYKEMLNDETIGTGMEYLCYSIVGKIRGYTHPDEKIKDLVDSCQMALRGTLEEARRSLLENGLGYGFGVSEFSLFEMDGAWVLSSLQTYDPMSIKFIFGRGEDNAVEISKVRQSAGGKDMDIPVEKCMVYRHGTGSNPYGRSRLRRCWRWYAFKKAVPKFWAVALERFGMPALVGKSDDTEQMDKVLSGAYAKAHFAIGVDDDISTINGASNTGVAMGTGYEQAIAFCNKMLYRAMFLPSLLEGGEGGGSYSLGEIHWRMFNDACLWLARELAEAEIEQLWRPIIEWNFGPQESYGELDVSDSGTPGEKKIMSEVFLNGVNAGYLFPDEGDAEWMRERLGFPEEPEGGEAISWRSRLLRNNSPAGNEESKTTP
- a CDS encoding minor capsid protein; the encoded protein is MAVQTFKEQLARWKRGEQNDTLEIRVKGVKRTGRTHARLWKHITATVWRDVKPWIDKMVREGQDGSIPMGGEGPKLETSFMKGIRDAVELGYRQGGQLVRELSRKVFLADDWNAVLPAEALSWLDRYVPELARVYEVAVLEQVRDVISRSLREGLTLKRSTKELKGINREVSGFARHRLECIARTEAMRAYSMGHLRSAIDSEAVVGFEFSAILDDRTSGSCQTREGLMFRIGDPRLPFNTPPLHPNCRSVLIPLLAIEFPGGIPDDPRIDSLPDTSQRDIDVEAVRSVLGGDKQRSSRSEWVINQKKQNRHVWGKDEYDRYVEISEERGVKPSLLAIPMEQLQDIIDKRQGEWQRLSKSQGEKWRVILDFPVGEYFNPETREYVESSVLILTPSKTGAHAYPARPISEMRKKKGDSP
- a CDS encoding YjcQ family protein, with protein sequence MKLETKELVLVAIYTEYQKDLPKMESISPDSIGIDPQLFNVAICKLDNEGYIRDAVMVFAGDEAFPVVVRTSKVKITNTGIEYIEGLFEIERSSRRYDKVRKVAEKLVDNVASQVLIGYITQVLAGF
- a CDS encoding phage protease gives rise to the protein MPELVTTQAVSLAEELWYNALPIGKFYDHRYGEINITPELVTGLAANMGKAPSYPPPVKIGHGDGAPSPGVVKEAVAKADGLYLRMEVDDKAAKEIKDGRYRYMSAEYSPDYLDKITGKKIGAALLGVALVNQPAHPGVKPLFLSDSGSWTQDKESEKGGKDMDPEKLKELEAKIAALESEKKELADKAEEAKKLADGAVEEATKLKRERHEAEVKAFCDDWAAKGVPPVVVDKIKPVLLADGGGVIKLSDAKETDIKTLLGDIFEAIPKVSLRALGDPTAEKQIDAIKLGDDIAACANGPDEGGK